The Halorhabdus sp. BNX81 genome includes a region encoding these proteins:
- a CDS encoding elongation factor EF-2 encodes MGRRKKIVQECETLMDKPEHIRNIAIAAHVDHGKTTLTDNLLAGAGMISDETAGEQLAMDTEEDEQERGITIDAANVSMTHEYEGTNHLINLIDTPGHVDFGGDVTRAMRAVDGALVVVDAVEGAMPQTETVLRQALREGVKPTLFINKVDRLISELQEGPEEMQERLVSVIRDVNELIRGMTEEMDDIDEDWTVSVEEGTVGFGSALYKWGVSMPSMQRTGMDFGEIMELERADKRQELHERTPLSDVVLDMVCEHFPNPIDAQPRRIPRIWRGDADSDVAEQMQLVDEDGELVLMVTDIGVDPHAGEVAAGRVFSGTIEEGQELYVSGTAGKNRVQSVGVYMGGEREEVESVPAGNIAAVTGLKDAIAGSTVSSVEMTPFESIEHISEPVITKSVEAQRMDDLPKLIETLQQVSKEDPTIEIEINEDTGEHLISGQGELHLEVVTQRIERNQGIPITTGEPIVVFREAPQESSREVEGISPNRHNRFYITVQPLDEDIVDAIQLGEASMDMPELERREALQEAGMDKDTSQNVEHIHGTNVIIDDTKGIQHLNETMELVLEGMEEALNDGPLAAEPVQGSLIRLHDARLHEDAIHRGPAQVIPAVRQAIHNALIDGGIRLLEPIQDVRIDVPNEHMGAASGEIQGRRGRVDDMYQEGDLMVVEGIAPVEEMIGFSSDIRSATEGRASWNTENAGFRVMADNLQPEKITEIRERKGMKTELPEAIDYF; translated from the coding sequence ATGGGCCGACGTAAGAAAATCGTACAGGAATGTGAGACACTGATGGACAAACCGGAGCACATCCGGAATATTGCCATCGCTGCTCACGTCGACCACGGTAAGACGACGTTGACTGACAATCTCCTCGCTGGTGCGGGTATGATCTCCGACGAAACCGCCGGAGAGCAACTCGCGATGGACACCGAGGAGGACGAACAAGAGCGCGGGATCACCATCGACGCGGCGAACGTTTCGATGACCCACGAGTACGAGGGGACCAACCACCTCATCAACCTCATCGACACACCCGGCCACGTCGACTTCGGCGGGGACGTCACCCGCGCAATGCGTGCCGTCGACGGCGCGCTGGTGGTCGTCGACGCCGTCGAAGGAGCGATGCCCCAGACTGAGACGGTTCTCCGACAGGCGCTCCGTGAGGGTGTCAAGCCGACGCTGTTCATCAACAAGGTCGACCGCCTCATCTCGGAACTTCAGGAAGGACCCGAGGAGATGCAAGAGCGACTCGTTTCGGTCATCCGCGACGTGAACGAACTCATCCGCGGGATGACCGAGGAGATGGACGACATCGACGAGGACTGGACGGTCTCCGTCGAGGAGGGCACCGTCGGCTTCGGCTCGGCGCTGTACAAGTGGGGCGTCTCGATGCCCTCGATGCAGCGTACCGGGATGGACTTCGGCGAGATCATGGAGCTCGAGCGCGCGGACAAGCGCCAGGAGCTCCACGAGCGGACGCCGCTCAGCGACGTCGTGCTCGACATGGTGTGTGAGCACTTCCCGAACCCGATCGACGCCCAGCCCCGTCGTATTCCGCGTATCTGGCGTGGCGACGCCGACAGCGATGTCGCCGAGCAGATGCAACTGGTCGACGAAGATGGCGAACTCGTCCTGATGGTTACCGACATCGGCGTCGATCCCCACGCCGGCGAAGTCGCCGCCGGTCGTGTCTTCTCCGGGACGATCGAAGAAGGACAGGAGCTGTACGTCTCCGGGACTGCGGGCAAAAACCGCGTCCAGAGTGTCGGGGTCTACATGGGCGGCGAGCGCGAGGAAGTCGAGTCGGTCCCTGCCGGCAACATCGCTGCCGTCACCGGCCTCAAGGACGCGATCGCCGGCTCGACCGTTTCCAGCGTCGAGATGACGCCCTTCGAGTCCATCGAGCACATCTCGGAGCCGGTCATCACCAAGAGCGTCGAGGCCCAGCGCATGGACGACCTGCCGAAGCTTATCGAAACACTCCAGCAGGTCTCCAAGGAGGACCCGACGATCGAGATCGAGATCAACGAGGACACCGGCGAGCACCTCATCTCCGGGCAGGGAGAACTCCACCTCGAAGTCGTCACCCAGCGCATCGAGCGCAACCAGGGCATTCCGATCACGACCGGCGAACCGATCGTCGTCTTCCGGGAGGCACCCCAGGAGTCCAGCCGCGAGGTCGAGGGCATTTCGCCGAACCGCCACAACCGCTTCTACATCACGGTCCAACCGCTCGATGAGGACATCGTCGACGCGATCCAGCTCGGCGAGGCTTCGATGGACATGCCCGAACTCGAACGCCGCGAGGCGCTACAGGAAGCCGGCATGGACAAGGACACCTCTCAGAACGTCGAGCACATCCACGGGACGAACGTCATTATCGACGACACGAAGGGGATCCAGCACCTCAACGAGACGATGGAACTCGTCCTCGAAGGGATGGAGGAGGCCCTCAACGACGGGCCGCTCGCTGCTGAGCCGGTCCAGGGCTCGCTCATTCGCCTCCACGATGCCCGACTCCACGAGGACGCCATCCACCGCGGCCCGGCACAGGTCATCCCCGCCGTCCGTCAGGCGATCCACAACGCCCTGATCGACGGCGGTATCCGCCTGCTCGAACCGATTCAGGACGTCCGCATCGACGTGCCCAACGAACACATGGGCGCAGCCAGCGGCGAGATCCAGGGTCGGCGTGGCCGCGTCGACGACATGTACCAGGAAGGCGACCTCATGGTCGTCGAGGGCATCGCGCCCGTCGAGGAGATGATCGGCTTCTCCAGCGACATCCGGAGCGCGACCGAGGGTCGCGCCTCCTGGAACACGGAGAACGCCGGCTTCCGCGTCATGGCCGACAATCTCCAGCCCGAAAAGATCACGGAGATCCGCGAGCGCAAGGGTATGAAGACCGAACTGCCCGAAGCGATCGATTACTTCTAG
- a CDS encoding type II secretion system F family protein, with amino-acid sequence MSLETRRGGSPIGESGGLGDMFYPLFGRLFDEDGDFVANVETKLAEARMADNVEMFLSRALAVGTIAGTSLWLVGMLLGYLLVATLFAGEMPSFLGLGLPEGILPIVQALKLPFLMIVSGLFFGTIGFAVGFGSLVSIPYFRASAREREINVMLSDAVSFMYALSVGGLNQLDILEAIAAADDTYGEVAKEFQSIVLETTYFDTDYRTAIRNQAIQTPSDELSQFLTDMLSIVDSGGDMTSFLEDQKNKYMRTSKQEQQRMLETLELFGEMYMTLSLFPLLLIIILVVMSMMGNASTDLMYITVYGLIPMINVAFLVLVSTVTSDESSNGFLLPDDPKKRAQIEGETNLFSLGLIEQYTGSYSIFDRINSREGTHQVIEILRAPHIFLRDNPPYVLAVTIPITLVALVFTVVIGWAPTSLAGMQSNPLQGTFFWLYMPAYINFIPLAIFHEWNVRYRRSVIGKLSENLRKLSSANETGMTLLESLNIVAQTSSGRLADEFSIMHRKVNYGTNLKQALREFNNKYHVPRLSRTVKLISEAQEASNQIQDVLSTAAQASENQDDIDRDRKSRTRMQVVIIIMTFLTLLGVIAMLKVQFFETMAGLSQQTASSGGEAMGGQDFGSSMPSNDMLSMLFFHAVSLQAIFSAVIAGYIRNVRIISGLKYAVALMTVSLVVWIAVGG; translated from the coding sequence ATGAGTCTCGAGACGCGACGCGGGGGGTCACCCATCGGTGAGTCCGGGGGCCTTGGCGACATGTTTTATCCCCTCTTTGGCCGCCTGTTCGACGAGGACGGTGACTTCGTCGCCAACGTCGAGACGAAACTGGCGGAAGCGCGCATGGCAGATAACGTCGAGATGTTCCTTTCACGGGCCCTGGCCGTGGGCACGATCGCGGGAACATCACTGTGGCTCGTCGGCATGCTGCTTGGCTACCTCCTCGTGGCGACGCTATTTGCCGGCGAAATGCCGTCGTTTCTTGGGCTTGGACTCCCCGAGGGTATTCTCCCGATAGTCCAGGCACTCAAGCTTCCGTTCCTGATGATCGTCTCGGGACTGTTTTTCGGGACGATCGGGTTTGCGGTCGGGTTCGGTTCGCTCGTTTCGATTCCCTACTTCCGGGCGAGTGCTCGCGAGCGTGAGATCAACGTCATGCTTTCCGATGCGGTCTCGTTCATGTACGCGTTGTCGGTCGGCGGGCTCAACCAACTCGATATCCTCGAAGCGATCGCGGCGGCTGACGACACCTACGGCGAGGTCGCAAAGGAGTTCCAGAGTATCGTCCTGGAGACGACCTACTTCGACACGGACTACCGGACGGCGATTCGCAATCAAGCGATCCAGACGCCGAGCGACGAGCTGAGTCAGTTCCTGACGGACATGCTCTCGATCGTCGACTCCGGCGGGGACATGACGTCGTTCCTCGAAGATCAGAAGAACAAGTACATGCGCACGAGCAAACAGGAACAACAGCGCATGCTCGAAACCCTCGAACTGTTCGGGGAGATGTACATGACGCTGTCTTTGTTCCCGCTTTTGTTGATCATCATCCTCGTCGTCATGAGCATGATGGGCAACGCGAGTACCGATCTCATGTACATCACTGTCTACGGGCTGATCCCGATGATCAACGTCGCGTTCCTCGTGCTCGTCTCGACGGTTACCTCGGACGAAAGCAGCAACGGCTTCTTGCTCCCGGACGACCCGAAAAAGCGCGCCCAGATCGAAGGTGAGACCAACCTCTTCAGTCTCGGCCTGATCGAGCAGTACACCGGAAGTTACAGCATTTTCGATCGGATCAACAGCCGGGAGGGGACCCATCAGGTGATCGAGATACTGCGAGCGCCCCACATTTTCCTGCGCGACAACCCGCCATACGTGCTGGCGGTGACGATTCCCATAACGCTGGTTGCGCTCGTGTTCACCGTCGTGATTGGCTGGGCACCCACCTCCCTGGCGGGAATGCAGTCTAATCCGCTCCAGGGGACGTTTTTCTGGCTGTATATGCCGGCGTATATCAATTTCATTCCGCTGGCCATCTTCCACGAATGGAACGTCCGCTATCGTCGGTCGGTCATTGGGAAGCTCTCGGAGAACCTTCGGAAACTCTCAAGCGCAAACGAGACCGGGATGACCCTGCTTGAATCGCTGAATATCGTCGCCCAGACCTCATCCGGCCGATTGGCTGACGAGTTCTCGATCATGCACCGGAAGGTCAACTACGGGACGAACCTCAAGCAGGCACTCCGGGAATTCAACAACAAGTATCACGTCCCACGACTCAGTCGGACGGTCAAGCTCATTAGCGAGGCCCAGGAGGCCTCGAACCAGATTCAAGACGTCCTCTCGACGGCTGCCCAGGCGAGCGAGAACCAGGACGACATCGACCGGGATCGTAAGTCACGGACACGGATGCAGGTCGTCATCATCATCATGACGTTCCTGACGCTGCTCGGTGTCATCGCCATGCTCAAAGTCCAGTTCTTCGAGACGATGGCCGGCCTCTCCCAGCAGACCGCCAGCTCCGGCGGGGAGGCGATGGGTGGCCAGGACTTCGGTTCGAGCATGCCCAGCAACGACATGCTGTCGATGCTGTTCTTCCACGCCGTCTCGTTGCAGGCCATCTTCTCGGCCGTCATCGCCGGGTATATCCGGAACGTCCGGATCATCTCCGGGTTGAAATACGCCGTCGCGCTGATGACCGTCTCGCTCGTGGTGTGGATAGCTGTGGGGGGGTAA
- a CDS encoding RICIN domain-containing protein — translation MNSTNRHSEPEPPTPAHSGRSIRHDDRGLSTPVTHSLSIGMTTVLIFGLILAANGYLENQQEAGARQQIETVGTELATQLEDAARLGGDSQQATLRVDQPAAVMSDTYSVSLEPPGECPLVSSANTCLEVDVARGGENLVRGFPVHNDSNVHVSIDRLDSTTFTLTATRTGGTSTTSGVIPMDQTLSIGIAKGVNPHSTGRVLNPFNRPPIAKFTLNRSFPQSGQTIQFNASNSRDPDGTIDAYHWIFDNQTVSPPVNMSNEGARYNTSLGSGETNVTLKVVDDEGGIGTVSRNITVSGLTYDTGSMNTDPSCNYIPPDAIEEGQYKITNEDSNDVLEVENGDTSDGANVEHGGYNNNDHELWNITAVGNKVYRLTPAHATDKALDVSGGSTSDGANIIQWGYSGGDNQHWEIKDNGDGTYRIIAVHSGDALTADPYSDDVFQYSLTSPLADSQKWKLKQIKKATGGKCLSFTVENDWNSGITLSDLLLNSEANYLENNYGAEMMVDIGNDGSWDHNVELGKLSFPKDGDGTIVEIPHISIPRNEEVEIQLRGLRGGGNPIQTTVGLRYWYDDKSYRTVFEDE, via the coding sequence ATGAACTCAACCAACCGCCACAGCGAGCCTGAACCGCCGACGCCCGCCCACAGCGGGCGATCGATACGCCACGACGACCGGGGGCTTTCGACCCCGGTGACCCACTCGCTGTCGATCGGCATGACCACCGTGTTGATCTTCGGGCTGATTTTGGCCGCTAACGGGTATCTCGAAAACCAACAGGAGGCGGGCGCACGCCAGCAAATCGAGACCGTCGGCACGGAACTGGCGACCCAGCTCGAAGATGCTGCCCGCCTCGGAGGCGATAGCCAGCAGGCGACCTTACGCGTCGATCAACCGGCCGCAGTGATGTCGGATACGTACTCGGTCTCGCTTGAACCGCCCGGGGAATGCCCCCTGGTCTCGTCGGCGAATACGTGTCTCGAGGTTGATGTGGCACGCGGCGGGGAGAACCTCGTCCGCGGGTTCCCCGTCCACAATGATTCGAACGTCCATGTTTCGATAGATCGTCTGGATTCGACGACGTTCACGCTCACCGCGACGCGGACGGGTGGGACATCGACAACCTCGGGCGTCATCCCGATGGACCAGACCCTCTCTATCGGCATCGCAAAAGGAGTCAACCCTCATTCGACCGGCCGGGTGCTGAATCCGTTCAACAGACCGCCGATCGCCAAGTTCACGCTCAATCGATCATTTCCCCAAAGCGGCCAGACGATCCAATTCAACGCCTCTAATAGTCGAGATCCGGACGGAACGATCGACGCCTACCACTGGATATTCGACAACCAGACTGTAAGCCCGCCGGTGAATATGTCTAATGAGGGGGCACGCTACAACACATCACTTGGAAGCGGCGAAACCAATGTGACGTTGAAAGTCGTTGACGACGAGGGTGGTATCGGAACCGTGTCACGAAATATCACGGTGTCCGGGCTGACTTATGATACGGGCAGCATGAATACTGACCCGTCCTGCAATTATATTCCACCAGACGCTATTGAAGAAGGACAATACAAGATAACGAACGAAGACAGTAACGATGTATTAGAAGTCGAAAATGGGGATACAAGCGATGGGGCTAACGTTGAGCATGGAGGGTACAACAATAACGACCACGAGTTATGGAATATAACCGCAGTCGGAAATAAAGTATATCGTCTCACGCCCGCTCATGCGACCGATAAAGCTCTTGACGTTTCTGGTGGGTCAACCAGTGATGGCGCGAACATCATTCAATGGGGCTACTCAGGCGGCGATAATCAGCACTGGGAGATCAAGGACAATGGAGACGGTACGTATCGGATCATCGCCGTACACAGTGGAGACGCATTGACAGCCGATCCCTACAGTGATGATGTGTTCCAGTATTCTCTTACATCACCTCTAGCTGATTCCCAAAAATGGAAACTGAAGCAAATAAAGAAAGCCACGGGCGGAAAGTGTCTCAGCTTCACGGTCGAAAACGACTGGAATTCGGGGATCACACTATCGGACTTGCTACTCAATTCGGAGGCGAACTATCTCGAAAACAATTACGGGGCCGAAATGATGGTCGATATCGGGAACGATGGGAGTTGGGACCACAACGTGGAACTCGGCAAACTATCGTTCCCGAAGGACGGAGACGGGACAATAGTCGAGATTCCTCACATCTCAATTCCGAGGAATGAAGAAGTAGAAATTCAACTCCGTGGGCTCAGAGGTGGGGGGAACCCAATTCAGACAACAGTCGGTCTCCGATACTGGTACGACGACAAAAGTTATCGAACTGTCTTCGAGGATGAATAA
- a CDS encoding DUF5781 family protein has translation MKLQVDGSGPAEPFLGARDLFQTEHDLARPVTVRIREDPDERTRVSHDAAGHCLTISRQAATSAMARELALHEFGHMHHAEARHPSHTLSTEEAILLALSGQSVERRTLSQCYQIANHARDIYADDIWIDVAPAEKLVDFLEASLAAAVADRPDGPTAWDRVSGGADPDITAVNAAFALAIVERHGLVDTDHRLYDLAHAAATDAPQLGVNEFRERFRTLARDPTESEFRGELVELTRTYASRTMPAGD, from the coding sequence ATGAAATTGCAGGTCGATGGATCGGGGCCGGCGGAACCGTTTCTCGGGGCACGGGATCTCTTTCAAACCGAACACGATCTCGCACGGCCGGTCACGGTCCGAATACGCGAAGATCCGGACGAGCGAACGCGGGTCAGTCACGACGCAGCCGGCCACTGCCTGACGATTTCTCGACAGGCAGCAACGAGTGCCATGGCGCGTGAACTCGCGCTTCACGAGTTCGGGCACATGCACCACGCCGAAGCGCGCCACCCATCCCATACGCTCTCGACGGAGGAGGCGATCCTCCTGGCGTTGTCGGGCCAGAGTGTCGAACGCCGGACACTGTCGCAGTGTTATCAGATCGCCAATCACGCGCGGGACATCTACGCCGACGACATCTGGATCGACGTCGCACCGGCCGAAAAGCTAGTGGACTTCCTCGAGGCCAGTCTTGCCGCTGCGGTGGCAGATCGGCCGGACGGGCCGACAGCCTGGGATCGGGTGTCAGGCGGGGCAGATCCGGACATCACAGCAGTCAACGCCGCGTTCGCGCTTGCGATCGTCGAACGTCACGGACTCGTCGATACCGATCACCGACTGTACGACCTGGCACACGCCGCCGCTACCGACGCGCCACAGCTCGGTGTCAACGAGTTCCGGGAGCGCTTTCGGACGCTCGCCCGGGATCCGACCGAAAGTGAGTTCCGAGGAGAGTTGGTCGAACTCACCCGCACGTATGCAAGTCGGACCATGCCTGCGGGGGATTGA
- a CDS encoding vWA domain-containing protein has protein sequence MVTPPSVSITDGHLDISVVNMTGEVDRDTTRALVNATTSQADSTKAIESLLQGECKRPDNVTMTVQSDFYQAWGEHLSEETGYEVLSSNPADGSSNLTVDDTAETARVYLNQSSLPPRTNDSQNSVIDVTNKSAYMQNVSITGNGIAVDKNANNNYTVYAEPVVDDVEIGTIRRVSADDNVTRRPLDVVFVVDESGSMGDDGPMGTEKRESTREAIRNFTTYLDSDIDRVSLVGFQEMGPDSRFPYDHPNYGRIYRTNGNMLTNNFEAFNDTSGGTLEKLQADGWTYTAGGMKKATALLELRSNESRDKIIVLLSDGKNTHNHEEDWWVNGDTYESGQTYTPNIETYSGEDETGTNAATVQMAKLARKTGVTTYSVGFGIQSNIPDDFLEDVADAGGGWYNYTSNQDELREAFKLIAKRVSSTQQIGRTPLSTNLSAGGTIQPPQITGNTGNVANVTKNGNTFLNANDPLAPSSFSHSFSVGGGDMVNFSASTYSCNEWVATSMTKTLNGSTYPVTRCANMSTTNATTLDKNNVSVFTNTDSAAFNRNISGTNTSGWQTNLTDAVVNRSLYNRTSNKLTLASNEVLVLFDFPDGKNTDNKMLMLYTVGLSDRAAPTGIIDFEVSNVKLERGS, from the coding sequence ATGGTCACGCCGCCCTCCGTCTCGATCACGGACGGACACCTCGACATTTCGGTGGTGAACATGACCGGCGAAGTTGATCGTGACACCACCCGTGCACTGGTAAACGCCACGACGTCACAAGCGGACTCTACGAAGGCCATCGAATCGCTGTTACAGGGCGAATGCAAGCGGCCGGACAACGTCACGATGACGGTCCAAAGTGACTTCTACCAGGCGTGGGGCGAGCACCTCAGCGAAGAAACGGGGTATGAGGTTTTGAGCTCGAACCCAGCTGACGGCAGCAGTAATCTGACCGTCGACGATACTGCCGAGACAGCCAGAGTCTATCTCAATCAGAGTTCCCTCCCGCCGCGAACGAACGACAGTCAGAACAGCGTGATCGACGTGACCAACAAGAGTGCCTACATGCAGAACGTCTCGATCACCGGGAACGGCATCGCCGTCGATAAGAACGCCAACAACAACTACACCGTCTACGCTGAACCGGTGGTCGATGACGTGGAGATCGGAACCATTCGACGGGTCTCCGCCGACGATAACGTGACGCGTCGTCCACTTGATGTGGTGTTCGTGGTCGACGAGTCCGGGTCGATGGGTGATGATGGGCCAATGGGAACAGAAAAACGGGAATCGACCCGTGAGGCCATCCGAAACTTTACAACGTATCTTGACAGCGATATTGACCGTGTTAGTTTGGTCGGATTTCAAGAAATGGGACCGGATTCTCGATTCCCCTACGACCACCCAAATTACGGTCGAATCTATAGAACGAATGGTAATATGTTGACAAATAATTTTGAAGCATTTAATGATACTTCAGGAGGCACCTTGGAAAAACTCCAAGCAGACGGGTGGACCTACACGGCGGGTGGGATGAAGAAGGCAACGGCTTTGCTTGAGCTTCGCAGCAATGAATCGAGAGATAAAATCATCGTACTACTTTCAGACGGCAAAAACACTCACAACCACGAGGAAGACTGGTGGGTCAACGGAGACACGTATGAATCTGGGCAAACGTATACGCCGAATATTGAAACCTACTCGGGCGAAGACGAAACAGGGACAAATGCTGCAACGGTCCAAATGGCAAAGCTCGCCAGGAAGACTGGTGTGACAACGTACAGTGTGGGTTTCGGGATCCAGTCAAATATCCCCGATGACTTCTTGGAAGACGTCGCTGATGCGGGCGGTGGCTGGTACAACTATACGTCAAATCAAGACGAACTACGGGAGGCATTCAAACTGATCGCAAAGCGCGTCTCCAGCACCCAACAAATCGGTCGGACGCCGCTGTCGACGAACCTCTCGGCAGGTGGGACCATTCAACCGCCACAGATCACTGGCAACACCGGCAATGTTGCCAACGTGACCAAGAACGGCAATACCTTCTTGAACGCCAACGACCCGCTGGCCCCGTCGTCGTTCAGCCACTCCTTTTCGGTGGGTGGCGGTGACATGGTCAACTTCAGCGCATCGACGTATAGCTGCAACGAGTGGGTCGCGACGAGTATGACCAAGACGCTCAACGGGTCGACATACCCAGTGACACGCTGTGCGAATATGTCGACCACGAATGCGACGACGCTCGATAAAAACAACGTCAGCGTCTTCACGAATACCGATTCGGCAGCCTTCAATCGGAATATTTCGGGCACAAACACCTCCGGATGGCAGACGAATCTCACAGATGCCGTCGTCAATCGGTCGCTCTACAACAGGACGAGCAATAAGCTCACGCTGGCCAGCAACGAGGTGCTCGTCCTCTTTGACTTCCCCGACGGGAAGAACACGGACAACAAGATGTTGATGCTCTACACGGTTGGGCTCAGCGATCGGGCAGCACCCACCGGAATAATCGATTTCGAGGTCAGCAACGTCAAACTCGAACGCGGGTCCTGA